One region of Bernardetia sp. genomic DNA includes:
- a CDS encoding T9SS type A sorting domain-containing protein — protein sequence MTIKSNDKVLIIKILNIQGQIISTVKNYNTIKLSNIAKGMYLLKITTDKGIQTKRIVKD from the coding sequence ATTACAATCAAATCTAATGATAAAGTATTGATTATTAAAATCTTAAATATCCAAGGGCAGATAATTAGCACTGTTAAAAATTATAATACCATTAAACTAAGCAATATAGCTAAGGGAATGTATCTCTTAAAAATAACGACAGACAAAGGAATTCAGACCAAGCGTATTGTAAAGGACTAA